From Clarias gariepinus isolate MV-2021 ecotype Netherlands chromosome 1, CGAR_prim_01v2, whole genome shotgun sequence:
ctaacggagcgtggctcattaattcttgagagaatgaactgatgcccgaggctTCAGTCTATAGTTACtgtatatagcgccactcagcggtagaagccagcaaacgcacaaacccaaatgtcgccaccgtgaggcgtgacggtaaaaccagaataccgcatgagtaacatctgtagtCGACTATTTTGTAACACGATGTCATCACATCATGTGTCGGCTgtgtcacacgtaacagcaacaacaataatggtggactacatgattgtgttcgtgttgctacaaagcctactagctttatttcagcaaaatctattgcttctatgcaactgttatgagcaacaagcgataatagacaacaccatcttggttcgtatacagcgcgaaggttatgcgcatgctcaaagtgttcttctccgtgtatcgtgtatctctatggcagaattacaccaccccatactggtctggcatatatactacaccgttttcagtggtttcgtgtgtatgcagatatttcttgagacgacgctgTGTTTacgaaaaaaaatgatcagatagggaacgcaccggcttcgtgtggactaaCCCTTAAATCGCAAAAagtcttacaaaaaaaagaaggggaaaaaaactacatTGTATGTCTATATCTATTCATCATTCTTTAGATCAATTATGTCTGAAAGGACATCTAGTCAtgcaagcagtgcggcattggagcgcagcatatcgttcctgctttttcagggaacatgGTTACAGCAAAATAACCCGAGActttccctttcaaaagctacactcaatgctgtgtgaaaacgctatgggaatgagaataccaacgcagccgcactgcaagtgtctggacccccaacgttgtgtagcgtgtgcgcacaaaggccaaggaggtctcagaactatgtctgggtagctgactcgaggactcgtgagcccggagtagcatgaacatccaaactatagaatctcacaaatgtgtgcggagaggaccaacctgccgcatacacacttgctgcaggggaacacctcttgccagtgcaatagataaggcaatccccctggatAAATGtatcctagaggcgaagtgtgcccacacgcctcataggctagggcaatagcatctcccaCCCGATGTGGCAgcgtttggcataaaaaaggctgctctgacttacgccactggctagtgcggtggacgtaaatctgaagagtgtGTACTGAAGACAGTAAGTGAAACCTTTCTGCTCCAGAGCTGTaaaggtggaggacagaggcGTCGAGGAagactgggtgcatggtcaagaatgaaaatagttcgggtgagaatgcagaatagccctgactagcccaggggcaaagtctaggcaggacgggaggcctgcagatctccagttctcttgaaagaagtaagtataagaaaaaccatcttaagagtcagaagccagacaggcgctgacttAAGCAGTTTGGAAGGGGTGTCAACCAGACCctatcagtcagaacatgacaagccaaaatagcggctacgtacattcTGAGGGTAATAGGGCATAAGCCTGAGGACAACtttttagctgtgtgtgtgtgtgtgtgtgtgcaagaagatggcctctccaggtcccttgggctggacagccatctaagaccgcaccccagcctaTGAGGGAAGCATCGGTCATTAGCATCTCGCGACAACAAGTCACACATACAGTGGGACCCAAAAGtcaaaaaccggggtctgaaccccatagaaagggtacgaagcccttggtgcgtaacccttatttgcctccggGGAAATAATTCTGCacaatctcatgtgcagaaggtctaaaggtatcaccgtggacgcagctgccatgagacctaaaatcTCTGAATGAGattggatgaatggatgaacagtcactttctggcctagcttagtttccttcagggtgttggaGATGGATTCAACACATGCAGGAGACACCTGTGACCGCATTGCGATGGAATCCTACGTGACATccaaatatgttgtgttctgagcaggaaagaaaACGCTTTTCTGGCTTTGAATCTCAATCCTAAGGAACGGCTAGGATGAAATTCCAATGttgaagcgctagctcctgagactgagccagaatcagccagtcgtctTAAGTGCGGGgtgagctagaccaaatggaaggacccgatactggtaagcttcgccccagAAAGCatatgtgaaaatatgcgtccttcagatcgattgtcacaaaccaatcccttggttggatttgagaaacaatcactttgacagtcaatatttggaacctgtctttatttttttggataGCGATTAGCCCGCAAAGATCTAAAATCAGTCGCAGCCCCCCTGTTCCTATTGGGAACCAAAAAATACCGACTGTGGTAGCCTGAGTCAGATGTTTGGCACCAAAAAACTAACATTTCAGGGAGAGcggtgttgtccgaaacacgagtggtggcggagcaagaacaacGATCTCCAGAGGGAACACTTCATCCTTGAGAGGAATTCTCCATGCCCTTCCCCAGGAGGGGGGCTTCTTTGCTTCTTTCCGACTTCTTTGAAGCGTAGCACACCACACCCCAGTATTatgagggggtgcccggctcataacactatctctctctctgtaatttACACCTCGCAAAAGTCAGACCCGGGCggggctgggtggccgacaatCCTGACTTTTGAGCACGGCGAGGAAGggatttcccgaaggcttgttcatataatttcGCCTCCCCAATCTAGTGGCGACATTAACggcgtcgccaaacaggccggaggGCGAGATGGGGGGGATCAAGGAGGAACGCACGATCTTTATCCTTGTTTTCCAAgagatttagccacaggtaaCTCTCCGCGGAgcaccatcgcagccataaaaacagccgtctgctttgttgcacgaagagacaggtctgtggcttgGCGTAATTCCAGGAATGACGTTAAGGAGCCAATGCTCacgtctttcagcaggtcaggctggtaagcctgcaaaactgccatggtgcagtagagcaccagcctgatcagctgcctgaaagcttttcagggaggattcTGTGCTTATTCTGTGCTACTCCACGGCATTCCACATCTCTCCATGCCCCATGTTTCCGTTCCACTCCACATCACTCTAGTGTGTTTCTCTCAGTTTAACACAGTCTCATTCCATTTCTCTGCCCTCTGCCAGTCTACCCCACACCGCAACTCTGTGCCATTCCATCTTATTCCACCGCACTTTCTCCATACATTGAATAGTGAGTTTTACTGCTATGGCTGTGGGGATAATCTCTCTGAAGCTTTATGTGTTTCTGAATCCTGCATTTTTTCACTACCGAGTATGAGTTCCCCAATCCCTAAGGAAACGCTGCCTGAACACAACATGGtgctgttttgtttaaatatttcgGTCCACAGCCATAAGCCAAAATCGACCGATTTCCCCTATTTATTAGTAGGAATAGCACATTGGTAAGAGAATGATAGAGGATTTCTGTGGACTTGCTAAAACAAGACTTTTGGTTCTTAATTTCCATGAGTGTACAACAGAGGTGTGCTGATTTGGAGAGGCCaggtcccttgttatttcagcAGCATGGGCCCAATTGTCTATTGTATGACTGTATTCGAAAATATGCAAATTTAAAGTCCCTGTAATAAGAATATAAATGTACTAAAGAGTAATGCTGATTTGGGGATGTCACGCCCTTTATTCAGAAATGTTGAAGACTGCACATTACTACACTTTTCTCATACAAGACCGCATGCATTCTAACAAAACAAGGatttctgtacttttctttgttctctttcaaaaTACACAGTGATGTAAGATTTTCAAactacatatataaaatgtgaatgaggATGGtcagatcattttttttctattagatTGCTTCGTACAGAGGGAGGAAACTTTAAATATTCACGAAATATCAAGCGAATACCAAACCAAATTTATTGTGGTAAGCTGAAACCTGTAGTTACcattagctgtgtgtgtgtgtgtgtgtgtgtgtgtgtgtgtgtgtgtgtgtgtgtgttttagaaagTATTTAATACTCTTCAAAAAGGCCATATTGTTTAGTATCTGAGGCCTAGTCTGAATGTgcatggttattttttttaatgttgtcaaAGAGGCTGGGTATATTACCTGAATTGAAGCCATGTTGTCCAATCAGACGCCTGAAAAAGTTAACACTTAGTACAGCATGCTCTGTTATTAAACACAGGGAACCAGGAGGTATACAGTAGCTCATACAGTGCTCACACAGTGTtatacacactcatatacaccaGGCAGTGGTAGCACAGAGGGCTAAGGTATTGAGTTACTGATCAAAAGGTTGGCATTTCGAGTCCCAACTCCACCagtttgccattgttgggccctggagtaaggcccttaaccctatctgctccaggggagCTGTATCAttgctgaccctgcgctctgaccccagttacactggaATTTGCGAAGAAAGAatgtcactgtgctgtaatgtatatgttacaaataaaggcttaactttacCTAAAACACAGCTTTTACTTTCCACATGTCAGCACTGAGGACAGAGTTTCTAACTATCATCAGAATGTCAGTTTTGAGTGACCTAAAACAGAGCTTTCAGAGATCATGAGATCCATCTCCGGCTGCCTGCTCTTGGGTGAGAACCAAGTGTGGTACAATATGTTGGCCACTAGATGGCAATCAGTTGCTTTGGCATACACGCCAGTAACACTCAGATCCACATCTGTACAGTGTTCCACAAACACTCAgtctctcctctgtgtgtgtgtgagtaagagagaaagagagagagagagagagagagaatttaagGAAAGAaactatttaattcaattaaattaaattcaattttatttgtatagcgcttttagcaattgtcattgccgcaaagcagctttacacaatccaaagaattatttaagtttgtatgaaatgtgaatttgtatgaatcaaaaaagtcagtttgtccctggtgagcaagccgagggcgacagtggcaaggaaaaactccctgagatggtaataggaagaaaccttgagaggaaccagactcaccagggaacccatcctcatctgggtgaaacagaaagcagtaaatgatctgcatttatacagtgtgttatacagtgtatttacattttcaatttaaatgctttaaggagtccatcattgtttctgtttgaaaccccatcctgcttccctcaatgactatcgccctgtagtcctcacctcagtagtgataaagtgctttgaacggctggtcagagacttcatcatctcttcactaccagacacactggacccactacagtttttATACCGCCCAAACCGCTCCACAGCtccacatctcctccacacatcgctCACTCACCTgaacactagaagggggaattatgttaaaatgctctttgtcGACTACaactcagcatttaataccgtAATTCCGTCCACACTCACCAACATGCtagagcacctgggactcagcttatCTACTGgtcagtggatctctaatttcctaactggcagaccacaggcagtaaggatgggcagacatgtctcagcctccctcactctcagcactggagccccccacggttgtgttctgagccccctgctgacCTCTTTGTACAtgtacgactgcgtggccactacgaACTCCACCCCcaccatcaagtttgctgacgacactgtcgtggtgggcctgatcacgaacaacgatgagacggcctacctggaggagactggaaatctggagaaatggtgccagaggaacaacctcctcctaaatgtcagcaagacaaaggagctgatagtggactttagtacaaagcaggagaggaactaccacaccaatggactgttctctctggtgcggtcaggaaagcgattccggcCAACACAGAAAGACTGAGAAGGAGCTTTTTCAGGCAGACGATAAGGTCTCCCAACCAAAACACCACagttattttacattaatttctatattttccatattttctatattgtacagaatatttttatccTAGCTAAATTGACCTTCTATtgtatttcctttttattcatatttatttcctatttataagctcttttttttttaggtcacgggcggtcatataagcatttcactgtatatcatactgtgtatgtgacgaataaaatttttattttaatttgatttatataCGTAAAGCCTTCTGAACCTGACTCAccctggtgtcccgcttctgactggagatctcgtcacatggatgccctgtttGGTCTGCCTGGGATACTTGTGGTGACTGAGGACAGTTTGCgcgtttgctggctttaccgctgagtggcgctatataactatagaccgacgcctcgggcatcagttacatttacatttacatttaggcatcttatccagagcgacttacaaaaagtgctttaatgtttacaacattgcatagatacttacactgggttacagGTAACTTGGTTattaactaagtgccattagtccaacacaactgggaagagatatatatttttttagttcattctctcaaggatgAACTAAATTCTCTcaagttcattctctcaaggattaatgcaAGGaatagttcattctctcaaggattaatgcaCTTAGTattggataaaatcaagtgaaacattgtagttaaacgaattcatgatcactgtactaaaattacagtacaaatgtagaattaaaattaaattaaatcttattagaatCAAATTTATGCAAAGTAAaagttaacacagtgagcctttagatttttatcatgtgtaattagaaaagttaCGCGTGTAGGGTCTTGTATCATCttatattttatgctttttaaatttgtagcagatgaaactaaatgaccataaaattgtCATTCAGCAGTGCTTGTGATTTTGTGTTGctataagaataaaatgcaataggaacattataattttctttaataaataatgaaaaacgtCAACAAATGACATTTGTTTAACATCTACCCGTTAGATTGTATCATCTGTAACACTCGCGTATCAAGAAAACAGactctgggtgtgcatcagaaaaagtgggtggttattgtcagattaatgttcAAAAACTACATAATAAAACTATTATGTAGTGTTTATTAATACTACTATTAATAAACACGTTTTATTTAGAAGTTTTCaaaacaaatcttataatgcccacatgacatcaaacattccccatcttaattttttaactatttattttaactatttaaaccattaaactatttattttactatttaatctttattctctcagtttttgtgtgcattCTGAAAacctttttctgtttaaaaaagtgTGAGGTTTGAGTGTCAACTGTAAAGGACATGCCTTTTCTGTGTTTAGCATGTGAAGGATGCTTGTTAAATGGACTGTTGatcataatttcatgtttcttgTAGTGTGATGGAAATTGTTTAAAATCTCATGTTTATAGTCAGTTATTACTGTAACTATTGATATAATGTGTTAAGCTGTCATATCCATACCATTTTATTCAGTCATTCATGTTAAGTACAGAGTCGAGGAAGCCATCACTGTCTGTGCATTTCCTTATTTCTTTATGAATTCTCTTTACAGGAGTATTACAGCAGCAGCATTCAGGTGGAGGTCTGGAGCTGGTTTAGTGAAATGACTATGATGTAGTTTGGCAGTTACAACAGATTTTGCTTGTGAGAGATTTTACTCTCTGCTCCCTAGCAGGAAACATTCTCGAAGTATGCCTCTGTGGTTCTTATCACCTGCATAACGGCATTAAGAAGCACGATGTCAGTGTTTAGCTCGAGCTCCAGTTCTTGACTGTAGTTCTTCACTGGAATAACGGCGGAGAGAGAAACGCCCAGATGTACAGTCATCTCCTGCATCTAAACATGTACATGCACACGTCATAGAGGTTATgtattgaaaaagaaaagcgCAAAACAGAATTGAATGCTGATAACGTGAAGAGAGAAACTACAGTGAATATAGAAAAGAGCACCCCCGCCCCTGCAAATAATCACATTGTGTAGCTTTGCTGCCTAAAATAAAGACAggcacagtttttgttttatccaacTATATTTACTCATTGCAACTTCTAACATCCAAGTAAAAGATATAACATTAAtatgtcaggaaaaaaaacagaatcaccGAGTTGAAAAATTATCAACCCCTCCTAAAATGACTTGTAAACTCAATCAGGTAAAGCTAATCACCTTCTCAATGGCACACAAAGCCATTTCACTAGCAACTGTTGTCAATTTGTTCAGGTTAGCAAGGAAAGCTGCAGCATTTTAGTCACTAGTAGAGCAACCAAAGCAATGGTGCGAGTCACTGTCTAAGGCTTTCCCACTACCTAGAAACACACTGAAATCTATTCTGGAAGGTTTTTGGTCCAACACAGCCACTTCCTGGATCAGGACAGTTCTTTAAAAACTGGGTAAAAGAGCCAGGAGGAAACTGGTCAGAGAGGCAACCAAGAGGCCCACAACAACTCTGAAGCAGCTGCAGGAATTTATGACAAAGAATGGTCATTGTGACATGTGACAATAGCACAAACTTTTCACAAATGTGCCTTGTATaggagggttgcaagaaaaaAGCTACTCGTTTAAAAATTTcgctcatcttgcaaaatgctAGCAGGCCAAGTAACTTGCAATCGAAAGTTCCGCTGCATTCGGCCATAGCACCATACGTCATGTCTGGTGGAAATCCAATACAGCTAACCATCCAAATAACAGCATTCCGACAGTAAACCCTGGCATGGGGTGTTTCTTTACAGCAGGGACTGCAGCACTTGTCAGGATAGAAGGAAAATGGATGAggcaaaataattatacatttttaaggaaaatcTGCTGCCCTCTGCCAGAAAGTTGTCAATGAGAGGAAGGATCCAagatgacaatgacccaaaacacacagcaaaactGGTCACATGGTGGTTGAAGGAGAAAAATGTGAATGTCCTTGCATTGCCTAATCGGAGTACAGACTTAAACCCCATTGACTTAAAGATTGCAGTCCACAAAGTTGCAGTTCTGCAAGAATACTATAaagtctagatgtgcaaagctttgTGCTCCTTTGAGAAGGTGATCAGCTTTAAGTTTTTCTGACATTTCTTTCTGTTATATCTTTTacttggatgttaaaagttccactgagtaaatacagcttgatttaaaaaactgtgtctgtctttattttaggcttttcatttgatttcaagttttattttaaaggcggccattcttatatatatatatatacacactgtacttaataagaagaaaagaaataatatacatttttattgttcttGTGATATAGAAAGTCCCACATATACACTGCTTTCACTCAACACACTTTGTAAAAAATTCTGATAATTTGTagaaataatttgtaaaaaaaaaataaaggcctGAGCATTTCCAGAGTCTGACTTGGGGCAGAGGAATCTTACCGTCTTGTAAATGTAGTGGCTCTGATAGATGTGTTTTAAATCCTTTCCCACCAAACGACACGCTTCATCCACCTTAGTAAGCAGAACTATCTGTGGGATTTCTGTAACAtgagcgtgcacacacacacacacacacacacgtagtttAAAGTTCTGTTAAACACTGACTGAGGGGTGGTGTAATGGGGTGATAccatagcagctataaacacacaTTGCCCCCTCACCAGCatctcttatgtgtgtgtgtgtgtgtgtgtgtgtattataccCATGTCATTGGCTTTTTTGCGGAAAGCAGCCAGTTTCTCTATCATTTTGTCAGACAGCAGTTTGATCTTGCAGGCGTCCATCACAAACAGCACAGCGTGGATCTTCTCCTGCATACTGGGAACTTTCCTGAATTGAGGAAGACTGAAGAAGGAACATGTCTGGGGAGGAACTGGTTGGTTAAActggaggggggggggaatgGGTGAGAGAAAGAGGTTATGAGGATTTGGAACGTGAACCCAATGGATTACTTATTAATATAACATCAAGTGCAAATAGTTGTACACCCATAGACATCAGAATAGTCAAGTGCTCACACATTAACACTGAGTAGAGAATAAACAGGGTCACGTGACTCAGCTCTACCTGGTATCTGTCCTGAATGTGTCCCTTTAGGATGTTGGTGAAGTCGTCAATCCCCATTCCACCATTAACTCCCTCCTCCAGTCCCATAGAGTCACACAGTGTGATCGGTAGAATCTTATCACCCGCCTTAATTTGGTACTCACGGAACTAAACaagcacccacacacaccaacacacacacacacacctcaacattatgatttatatttatacacccacctgcaaatcacaggtttatgttAAGGCTCTAACTCTAATACAGACATGTTTAATATAAGTGGGTTACCTGTGTGGTGAGGCTGGTGCCAGCGATGCCCGTGTTGGCCCTGCAGCTCACGTGGCCCTTAAACACAGAGCTAACGGAGTTAAAGAAGCTGGATTTGCCCGCTCCCACAGGACCGACCAGCAACACACGAGCTTTCTCCACTGAGCTCGCCTGAGGAGTCCAGCGCGAGATTGTATCCATCAGAGACTTCCTCTTACTATAAACACACAGAGTTAAAGTTAAACTAAAACATAGCCTTTGTGTTTCTATCAAAATGTCTTGGTTGTGTTTAGTAATTGTGATGAtattttgttcttctttttcttctttgttgtttaccAGTGattggaatccagtaggttaTATTACCGCCAAAATAAATTTGCCAAACCAGACATATGTGGCAGGACTGCTAAAGCTTCTCCTGCTTATATTTGATTGCCTAGGTGGTTCATTGGGTGCCCTATCATGGGGCAGTGTGGAAATACATCCCAGATAGCACTACTTTGTTGGCCCAACATTGGCTAAATTTTAGTAACCTTTTGTCAGTGCTTCGACATCAGCCCAACATTGGGTCAGCAGCATTACATAAATTGGGTCCATGTTGGCGTCACTGGTTGGCTCaatgtcattttgtttattgaCCCCCTGTTGGCCTATTAGTGGGGCCAAAGATAGGTCGGCCCAGTGTTGGTTcagtaaaactaattaacctacactttacctttaaaaaaagtaaaaataaatcatgacagatgagtgtttccgtttatgcgcgcaggccctgtgtgtgcgtatgtgtgtgtgtgtg
This genomic window contains:
- the LOC128525256 gene encoding interferon-induced protein 44-like, with amino-acid sequence MMSVTSCLSKEQELKLCSLLGHVKLSLLFKASVHGFTADAFHRKCDRQGPTVTVAYNYSGYIFGAYTSKDYAQTGQKIADDKAFLFSLNEGEVDKDPLRVVSTKHAFTDGNTEPNYGSLIFLHNNTATVYSNPGIYNFIPVEMHGNDLQLSECEVYRVEGFGSLMEKPWRTIEWSLDKRKSLMDTISRWTPQASSVEKARVLLVGPVGAGKSSFFNSVSSVFKGHVSCRANTGIAGTSLTTQFREYQIKAGDKILPITLCDSMGLEEGVNGGMGIDDFTNILKGHIQDRYQFNQPVPPQTCSFFSLPQFRKVPSMQEKIHAVLFVMDACKIKLLSDKMIEKLAAFRKKANDMEIPQIVLLTKVDEACRLVGKDLKHIYQSHYIYKTMQEMTVHLGVSLSAVIPVKNYSQELELELNTDIVLLNAVMQVIRTTEAYFENVSC